One region of Priestia megaterium genomic DNA includes:
- a CDS encoding TIGR01212 family radical SAM protein (This family includes YhcC from E. coli K-12, an uncharacterized radical SAM protein.), whose translation MNQTNPFPYKSENKRYHTWNYHLRNHFGHKVFKVALDGGFDCPNRDGTVAHGGCTFCSAAGSGDFAGNRADDLVTQFNEIREKMHHKWKDGKYVAYFQAFTNTHAPVEELREKYEAVLKLPGVVGLSIATRPDCLPDDVVEYLAELNERTYLWVELGLQTVHERTSLLINRAHDHQCYVDGVAKLRKHGIRVCSHIINGLPLETPEMMMETVREVAKLDVQGIKIHLLHLLKGTPMVKQYEKGLVEFLSFEEYVKLVCDQLEVIPSEMIVHRITGDGPIDLMIGPMWSVNKWSVLNAIDQELERRQSYQGKYYETELMER comes from the coding sequence TTGAATCAGACAAACCCATTTCCGTATAAATCTGAAAACAAACGTTATCATACCTGGAATTACCACTTACGTAACCACTTTGGCCATAAGGTATTTAAAGTAGCCTTAGATGGAGGATTTGATTGTCCAAACAGAGACGGCACGGTAGCTCACGGCGGCTGTACGTTTTGCAGCGCTGCCGGTTCAGGAGATTTCGCTGGAAACAGAGCGGATGATCTTGTGACACAATTTAACGAAATCCGTGAAAAAATGCATCATAAATGGAAAGACGGAAAATACGTTGCTTACTTTCAAGCATTCACTAACACTCACGCTCCTGTTGAGGAGCTTCGTGAAAAATATGAAGCGGTCTTAAAGCTTCCCGGAGTTGTTGGGCTTTCTATCGCCACGCGCCCTGACTGTCTCCCCGACGATGTGGTGGAGTACTTGGCTGAATTAAATGAACGAACTTATCTATGGGTAGAACTTGGACTGCAAACTGTTCATGAACGAACTTCACTGCTTATCAACCGGGCACACGATCATCAATGCTATGTAGATGGTGTAGCAAAGCTTCGAAAACACGGTATTCGCGTTTGTTCTCACATCATTAATGGTTTGCCTTTAGAAACACCTGAGATGATGATGGAAACGGTACGGGAAGTAGCAAAATTAGACGTTCAAGGAATTAAGATTCATCTGCTTCATTTACTAAAAGGAACTCCTATGGTCAAACAGTATGAAAAGGGCCTTGTTGAATTTCTTTCATTTGAAGAATATGTAAAGCTTGTATGCGATCAGCTCGAAGTAATCCCTTCTGAGATGATTGTTCATCGTATTACCGGTGATGGACCGATAGACCTCATGATCGGACCGATGTGGAGCGTAAATAAGTGGAGCGTATTAAATGCCATTGATCAAGAGCTCGAACGTCGCCAAAGCTATCAAGGAAAATATTACGAAACAGAGTTGATGGAAAGATGA
- a CDS encoding MDR family MFS transporter, whose product MPKSLWFLIIGMLVNVTGASFLWPLNTIYINEHLGKSLSVAGVVLMLNSAASVVGNLLGGTLFDKIGGYKSILSGIIITLVALVGLVFFHGWPTYVVLLVIVGFGSGIVFPSMYAMAGSVWPQGGRKAFNAMYVAQNAGVAIGAAVGGVVASYSFTYIFLANTILYVIFLLIAIFSYRHISVTVGQTNVLNEAGSIQHKTKLTALLILCTGYVLCWVAYVQWQTTIATHTRELNIPLSSYSLLWTINGILIVVGQPLIVPIIQKVAKTLKVQVLIGTVIFVASFIIVVNATTFSQFLTAMIVLTVGEMFVWPAIPAVASQLAPSGKEGFYQGVVNSMATAGKMIGPLFGGVIFDAFNMSTLCYLLIALLLFSMCTTWIYDYKLKEKRQRSLTISK is encoded by the coding sequence ATGCCCAAGTCACTTTGGTTTTTGATTATTGGTATGCTTGTAAACGTAACGGGAGCTTCGTTTTTATGGCCTCTCAATACAATTTATATAAATGAACATTTAGGAAAGTCGTTATCCGTTGCAGGAGTGGTTCTTATGCTGAACTCTGCTGCAAGCGTAGTGGGTAATTTACTAGGGGGAACGCTTTTTGACAAAATTGGAGGATATAAATCCATTTTATCAGGAATTATTATTACCCTTGTTGCATTAGTGGGACTGGTGTTTTTCCATGGTTGGCCTACATACGTTGTTCTCTTGGTTATTGTAGGGTTTGGATCTGGTATTGTGTTTCCATCTATGTATGCAATGGCAGGCTCAGTCTGGCCACAAGGCGGAAGAAAAGCATTTAATGCGATGTACGTTGCTCAAAATGCAGGAGTGGCTATTGGCGCAGCGGTAGGGGGCGTTGTAGCATCCTATTCATTTACGTATATTTTCTTAGCTAATACAATTTTATACGTTATTTTTCTTCTTATTGCTATTTTTTCATACCGTCATATTTCGGTTACAGTTGGGCAAACGAATGTCCTTAATGAAGCCGGTAGTATTCAGCACAAAACGAAACTGACGGCCCTTCTTATTTTATGTACAGGATACGTATTATGCTGGGTCGCGTATGTTCAGTGGCAAACAACGATTGCTACGCATACGCGTGAGTTGAATATACCTCTTTCTAGCTACAGTTTGCTTTGGACGATTAACGGCATTTTAATTGTAGTCGGTCAGCCTTTGATTGTGCCTATCATTCAAAAAGTAGCAAAGACATTAAAAGTACAGGTTCTAATTGGAACGGTTATTTTTGTGGCTTCTTTCATCATCGTGGTGAATGCCACAACATTTTCGCAGTTCTTAACAGCAATGATTGTGTTAACAGTTGGAGAAATGTTTGTTTGGCCAGCAATTCCAGCTGTCGCAAGTCAGTTAGCTCCATCAGGAAAAGAAGGATTTTATCAAGGCGTAGTCAACAGTATGGCTACTGCAGGTAAAATGATTGGCCCTCTCTTTGGAGGCGTTATTTTCGATGCGTTTAATATGTCTACCCTGTGCTATTTATTAATTGCACTATTGTTATTTAGCATGTGTACAACATGGATATACGATTATAAATTAAAAGAAAAACGTCAGCGTTCACTAACCATCTCTAAATAA
- the pckA gene encoding phosphoenolpyruvate carboxykinase (ATP) has protein sequence MSTVDMSIELNGLLQLKTTKHQLSVPQLVEKILARREGTLTSTGAVSVETGKYTGRSPLDKFIVSDAVSSKTVEWGPVNQPISAQRFDALYKKVLTHLKKQDELFVFNGYAGADKKYQLPIQVVNEFAWHNLFAQQLFIRPSAEQKTNDDVKPFTIVAAPTFKADPETDGTNSETFIILSLERRIVLIGGTEYAGEMKKSIFSVMNFLLPQNNILSMHCSANVGEEGDVALFFGLSGTGKTTLSADANRRLIGDDEHGWSSSGVFNIEGGCYAKCIQLSEEKEPQIFNAIRFGAVLENVVLNQNTKVADYNDNSLTENTRAAYSIDSIDNTVLPSVAGHPTAIVFLTADAFGVLPPISKLTKEQAMYHFLSGYTSKLAGTERGVTSPQATFSTCFGEPFLPLAPTTYAEMLGKKIDEHNVNVYLVNTGWTGGEYGVGERMKLSYTRAMVQAALEGELANTETVTDAIFGLSIPTHVPGVPDEVLQPSKAWNDATAYNQKATELAAKFKANFKRFNDVASDISTLGGPRV, from the coding sequence ATGAGTACTGTTGATATGTCTATCGAATTAAATGGTTTGCTTCAATTAAAAACAACAAAACACCAATTATCTGTTCCACAACTTGTTGAAAAAATTCTAGCTCGACGCGAAGGAACGCTGACTTCTACAGGTGCTGTGTCAGTCGAAACCGGAAAATATACAGGCCGCTCTCCTTTGGATAAATTTATTGTAAGCGATGCTGTATCTTCAAAAACGGTTGAATGGGGACCCGTCAATCAGCCAATTTCTGCTCAGCGATTCGATGCGCTATACAAAAAAGTCTTAACCCACTTAAAGAAGCAGGATGAACTTTTTGTTTTTAATGGATATGCTGGAGCTGATAAAAAGTATCAGTTACCAATTCAAGTAGTTAATGAATTTGCATGGCACAACCTATTCGCTCAGCAGTTATTCATTCGCCCTTCAGCTGAACAAAAAACAAATGATGATGTGAAGCCGTTTACAATTGTAGCAGCTCCAACGTTCAAAGCTGACCCTGAAACAGACGGGACGAATTCGGAAACCTTCATTATTCTTTCATTAGAGCGACGCATTGTGCTAATTGGAGGAACTGAATACGCTGGTGAAATGAAAAAATCCATTTTCTCAGTGATGAACTTCTTGCTTCCTCAAAACAATATTCTATCCATGCACTGTTCTGCTAACGTAGGAGAAGAAGGTGACGTTGCATTATTCTTTGGTTTATCTGGAACGGGTAAAACAACGCTTTCTGCTGATGCAAACCGTCGTTTAATCGGAGATGACGAGCACGGTTGGTCAAGCTCTGGTGTATTTAATATTGAAGGAGGCTGCTACGCGAAGTGCATTCAGCTTTCCGAAGAAAAAGAACCGCAAATTTTTAATGCAATTCGCTTCGGCGCAGTACTGGAAAATGTAGTGTTGAATCAAAATACGAAAGTAGCAGATTACAATGATAATAGTTTAACAGAGAATACTCGTGCCGCTTATTCAATTGACTCTATTGATAATACGGTATTGCCAAGCGTTGCTGGGCACCCTACAGCTATTGTCTTTTTAACTGCTGATGCCTTCGGCGTCTTACCTCCAATCAGCAAGCTTACAAAAGAACAAGCGATGTACCATTTTCTGAGCGGATACACTAGTAAGTTAGCTGGAACAGAGCGCGGCGTAACATCGCCACAGGCTACTTTCTCTACATGCTTTGGTGAGCCTTTCTTACCTCTTGCTCCAACAACTTATGCAGAAATGCTAGGAAAGAAAATCGATGAACATAACGTAAATGTCTACCTTGTAAACACTGGATGGACCGGCGGTGAATACGGCGTGGGTGAACGAATGAAGTTAAGTTACACTCGAGCTATGGTTCAAGCAGCTCTTGAAGGAGAACTAGCTAATACCGAAACAGTAACAGATGCTATTTTTGGTTTATCGATTCCAACTCATGTTCCGGGAGTTCCTGATGAAGTGCTTCAGCCTTCTAAAGCATGGAACGATGCAACAGCTTATAACCAAAAAGCAACTGAACTTGCCGCTAAATTCAAAGCGAACTTCAAGCGTTTTAATGATGTAGCATCGGACATTTCAACATTAGGCGGACCTAGAGTCTAA
- a CDS encoding gamma carbonic anhydrase gives MIYPYKEKMPNIAPSCFLADYVTITGDVTIGEESSIWFNTVIRGDVSPTIIGKRVNIQDQSTLHQSPNAPLLIEDDVTVGHQVILHSSIIRKRALIGMGSIILDGAEIGEGAFIGAGSLVPPGKKIPPNTLALGRPAKVIRTLTEEDLKDMQRIRTEYVEKGQYYKSIKKSDSSL, from the coding sequence ATGATTTATCCGTATAAAGAAAAAATGCCTAATATTGCACCCAGCTGCTTCCTCGCAGACTATGTCACGATTACTGGAGATGTCACCATTGGTGAAGAAAGCAGCATTTGGTTTAACACCGTTATTAGAGGAGATGTTTCACCTACTATTATAGGTAAACGAGTAAATATACAAGATCAATCAACACTCCATCAAAGCCCAAATGCTCCTTTGCTTATTGAGGATGATGTGACAGTAGGACATCAAGTTATTTTACACAGCTCCATCATCCGCAAACGCGCGCTCATTGGCATGGGCTCTATTATTTTAGACGGTGCGGAAATTGGTGAAGGTGCTTTTATCGGTGCAGGAAGTTTAGTGCCTCCCGGTAAAAAAATACCACCTAATACTCTCGCACTCGGTCGACCTGCTAAAGTAATCCGCACTCTGACTGAGGAGGATTTAAAAGATATGCAGCGCATTCGTACAGAATATGTAGAAAAAGGGCAGTATTATAAGTCTATTAAGAAATCTGATTCTTCATTATAA
- a CDS encoding DUF2584 domain-containing protein, giving the protein MGMPLELNTMIVTKGNEKRVTDNIFQVEKKGYRLYPLDIPLNIHKTKNGECIGTAVVRKVEMEQEKTIVTYELTKLHSTN; this is encoded by the coding sequence ATGGGGATGCCGCTAGAATTAAATACAATGATTGTGACAAAAGGCAACGAAAAGCGTGTAACAGATAACATTTTTCAAGTTGAGAAAAAAGGATATCGTTTGTATCCGTTGGATATTCCATTAAACATTCACAAAACGAAAAATGGAGAATGTATTGGAACTGCTGTTGTGCGTAAGGTAGAAATGGAGCAGGAAAAAACCATTGTCACATATGAACTGACAAAATTACATTCGACTAACTAA
- a CDS encoding phosphatase PAP2 family protein — protein sequence MKAKLIQYVYDAECRLFKSVNQHFDRKHLNRFLRLLTHAGGATFTIVIACLLLFLHPSSVAYACAFSLAVSHIPVAIAKKLYPRQRPYIQLKHTKVLENPLKDHSFPSGHTTAIFSLVTPLMITYPAFAAVLLPLAVTVGISRIYLGLHYPTDVMVGLILGIFSGAVSLNIFLV from the coding sequence ATGAAAGCCAAGTTAATTCAGTATGTATACGATGCCGAATGCCGATTATTCAAAAGTGTAAATCAACATTTTGATCGAAAGCACTTAAATAGATTTTTACGTTTACTAACTCATGCCGGCGGAGCCACGTTTACCATTGTGATAGCGTGCTTGCTGCTATTTCTGCATCCTTCATCCGTCGCTTACGCCTGTGCGTTTTCTCTAGCCGTTAGCCATATTCCTGTTGCCATTGCTAAGAAGCTATATCCGAGACAACGGCCTTATATTCAACTAAAGCATACAAAAGTATTAGAAAATCCATTAAAAGATCATTCATTTCCATCGGGGCATACAACGGCTATTTTTTCGTTAGTTACCCCTCTGATGATTACTTACCCAGCCTTCGCTGCCGTTCTTTTGCCGCTTGCAGTAACGGTAGGCATTTCAAGAATTTATCTCGGTCTGCACTATCCGACGGATGTCATGGTAGGCCTGATACTCGGCATCTTTTCAGGTGCTGTTTCACTGAACATATTTTTAGTCTAA
- the metK gene encoding methionine adenosyltransferase: MSTQRRLFTSESVTEGHPDKICDQISDSILDAILAKDPNARVACETSVTTGLVLVSGEITTSTYVDIPKTVRETIKGIGYTRAKYGFDAETCAVLTSIDEQSADIAAGVDQALEAREGQMSDEEIEAIGAGDQGLMFGYACNETKELMPLPISLAHKLARRLTEVRKEEILPYLRPDGKTQVTVEYDENNKPVRIDTIVISTQHHPEVTLEQIQRNLKEYVINPVVPNELIDENTKYFINPTGRFVIGGPQGDAGLTGRKIIVDTYGGYARHGGGAFSGKDATKVDRSAAYAARYVAKNIVAADLADKCEVQLAYAIGVAQPVSISIDTFGTGKVSEEVLVDVVRKNFDLRPAGIIKMLDLRRPIYKQTAAYGHFGRTDVELPWEFTDKAEALKTQALAK; encoded by the coding sequence ATGTCAACACAACGTCGTCTGTTCACGTCAGAATCTGTTACAGAGGGACATCCCGATAAAATTTGTGACCAAATTTCTGACTCAATTCTTGATGCTATCCTAGCAAAGGATCCAAATGCTCGTGTTGCTTGTGAAACAAGCGTAACAACTGGTTTAGTTTTAGTAAGCGGTGAAATTACAACTTCTACTTACGTGGATATTCCTAAAACAGTTCGTGAAACAATTAAAGGAATTGGCTATACTCGTGCAAAATACGGATTTGATGCTGAAACTTGTGCAGTATTAACATCTATCGACGAGCAGTCAGCTGATATCGCTGCTGGTGTAGACCAAGCGTTAGAAGCACGTGAAGGTCAAATGTCCGATGAAGAAATCGAAGCAATCGGAGCTGGAGACCAAGGGTTAATGTTTGGTTATGCATGTAACGAAACAAAAGAATTAATGCCTCTTCCAATTTCATTAGCTCATAAACTTGCTCGCCGTCTAACAGAAGTACGTAAAGAAGAAATTCTTCCTTACCTTCGCCCGGATGGTAAAACACAAGTAACAGTTGAATATGATGAAAACAACAAACCTGTTCGCATCGATACAATTGTTATTTCAACTCAGCATCACCCAGAAGTAACGTTAGAGCAAATTCAACGTAACTTAAAAGAATATGTAATTAATCCAGTTGTTCCAAATGAGTTAATTGATGAAAATACAAAGTATTTCATTAACCCAACAGGACGTTTCGTAATCGGCGGCCCTCAAGGAGATGCTGGTTTAACTGGTCGTAAAATTATCGTTGATACTTACGGCGGATATGCTCGTCACGGCGGCGGTGCATTCTCTGGTAAGGACGCAACAAAAGTAGACCGTTCAGCAGCTTATGCAGCTCGTTATGTTGCGAAAAACATTGTAGCAGCTGATCTTGCTGATAAATGTGAAGTACAACTAGCATATGCAATTGGTGTTGCACAGCCAGTATCTATTTCAATTGATACATTCGGTACAGGAAAAGTTTCTGAAGAAGTACTAGTAGATGTAGTACGCAAAAACTTTGACCTACGTCCAGCAGGCATCATTAAAATGCTTGATTTACGTCGCCCAATTTATAAGCAAACAGCAGCTTACGGTCACTTTGGTCGTACAGATGTGGAGCTTCCTTGGGAGTTCACAGACAAAGCTGAAGCATTAAAAACTCAAGCTTTAGCTAAATAA
- a CDS encoding tetraprenyl-beta-curcumene synthase family protein, protein MKIPSRPISLMRKIYREVFPVVHHELNHWRERAKEIPNKELRTQALASIDTKTFHCEGGGILSILAKENMIECVKFIVAYQTISDYLDNLCDRSNSLDPKDFAALHESMPDALTPHAPLGDYYRFRTDKDDGGYLAELVQTCQQSLRKACNYHIVSSHLLELATYYCDLQIHKHVEIKERVPRLENWFDAHRHSVPEMEWYEFSACSGSTLGIFCLAAYSFQEEMTKEMTEKIKAGYFPYIQGLHILLDYLIDQEEDKAGGDLNFCFYYPHYQQMMDRFLHFVVKADEYAKKLPDYHFHCFIYKGLLGVYLSDQKVRAQKHVHVNARRLIKAGGALSYFFYINGRLYRMLKR, encoded by the coding sequence ATGAAGATTCCGTCTCGTCCTATTTCATTAATGAGAAAAATTTATCGAGAAGTGTTTCCCGTCGTTCATCATGAGCTTAACCATTGGCGGGAACGGGCAAAAGAGATTCCTAATAAAGAATTACGCACTCAAGCATTGGCAAGTATCGATACAAAAACTTTTCATTGTGAAGGAGGCGGTATCCTATCGATTTTAGCGAAAGAAAACATGATTGAATGCGTAAAATTTATCGTTGCCTACCAAACAATCAGCGATTACTTAGATAACTTATGTGACCGCAGCAATTCGCTCGATCCTAAAGATTTTGCAGCCTTACACGAATCGATGCCAGATGCGTTGACTCCTCATGCACCTCTTGGGGATTACTATCGTTTTCGAACGGATAAAGACGATGGAGGATATTTAGCGGAACTTGTCCAGACTTGTCAGCAGTCCTTGCGAAAAGCCTGTAATTACCATATCGTCTCTTCACATTTATTAGAACTAGCTACTTATTATTGTGATTTGCAAATACATAAGCATGTTGAAATCAAGGAAAGAGTTCCACGATTAGAGAATTGGTTTGATGCTCACCGGCACAGTGTTCCTGAAATGGAGTGGTATGAATTTTCAGCGTGCTCTGGTTCAACGTTAGGCATTTTTTGTTTGGCCGCTTACAGTTTTCAAGAAGAGATGACCAAAGAAATGACGGAGAAAATAAAAGCGGGATATTTTCCTTATATTCAAGGTTTACATATTTTACTCGATTATTTAATTGACCAAGAAGAAGATAAAGCAGGAGGAGATTTGAACTTTTGTTTTTATTATCCTCACTATCAGCAAATGATGGACCGCTTTTTGCATTTTGTTGTAAAAGCGGACGAATATGCTAAAAAACTACCGGATTATCACTTTCACTGCTTTATCTATAAGGGACTCCTGGGCGTTTATTTGTCCGATCAAAAAGTGAGGGCACAAAAACATGTTCATGTGAATGCACGTCGATTAATCAAAGCGGGGGGAGCACTCAGCTACTTTTTCTATATCAACGGACGCTTGTACCGAATGTTAAAAAGATAA
- a CDS encoding YtzC family protein, translating into MTTRQAVDQLMQQCEDAIRFGQGQLQEGMKQEHYNDTEYTKAQEKLENAYKEIEEFSHSANAQQREQLYRMRLQVQQLQNKLITTQH; encoded by the coding sequence ATGACAACTCGTCAAGCAGTGGATCAACTTATGCAGCAGTGTGAGGATGCTATTCGCTTTGGACAAGGTCAGTTACAGGAAGGCATGAAACAAGAACATTACAATGACACTGAATATACAAAAGCACAGGAAAAATTAGAAAATGCTTATAAAGAAATTGAAGAGTTTTCTCACAGTGCAAATGCACAGCAAAGAGAGCAGCTATATCGCATGCGCCTGCAAGTTCAGCAGCTGCAAAATAAATTGATTACAACTCAGCATTAA
- a CDS encoding alpha/beta fold hydrolase yields MHKWEAVNPKGVIVMVHGAAEHHGRYRWLIEMWRSVGMHVIMGDLPGQGLTTRRRGHILSFDEYVYEVEEWVREAQKYDLPIFLLGHSMGGLAVIRTLQTKNLPIWGAILSSPCLGLKEQVPAYLDMLSKGLNKVMPNKLFDLGLTVEKATRNQEVRDEDENDSLYVTKVSVRWYRELIQAVNLAFKDIDRLPDVPLLVMQAGEDKIIEKLIVRQWFDEIELSEKIYKEWSQLYHEIFNEPEREYVFTYAKSFVDLHI; encoded by the coding sequence ATGCATAAATGGGAAGCAGTAAATCCAAAAGGCGTTATTGTCATGGTCCATGGAGCAGCGGAGCATCACGGGCGCTATCGCTGGCTGATTGAGATGTGGCGTTCGGTTGGAATGCACGTAATCATGGGAGACCTTCCTGGCCAAGGCTTAACAACGAGAAGAAGAGGACATATCCTATCCTTTGATGAATATGTATATGAAGTGGAAGAATGGGTACGTGAAGCGCAAAAATATGATTTGCCTATTTTCCTGTTAGGACATAGTATGGGAGGACTGGCGGTTATTCGTACGCTGCAGACAAAAAATCTTCCTATATGGGGTGCGATTCTTTCCTCACCTTGTCTAGGATTAAAAGAGCAAGTACCAGCTTACTTAGATATGTTATCTAAAGGATTAAATAAAGTCATGCCGAACAAACTTTTTGATTTGGGTCTTACTGTTGAAAAAGCAACAAGAAATCAAGAAGTTCGAGATGAAGATGAAAACGACTCACTGTACGTTACAAAAGTTTCTGTAAGATGGTACCGAGAATTGATTCAAGCTGTTAACTTAGCTTTTAAAGATATCGATCGTTTGCCGGATGTTCCGCTTCTTGTGATGCAGGCAGGAGAAGATAAAATTATTGAAAAGCTGATTGTTAGACAGTGGTTTGATGAAATAGAGCTAAGTGAAAAAATCTACAAAGAATGGTCTCAGCTGTATCACGAAATCTTTAATGAGCCTGAAAGAGAATACGTTTTTACATACGCGAAAAGCTTTGTTGATCTTCACATTTAA
- a CDS encoding glycosyltransferase family 4 protein has protein sequence MRIALFTDTFAPEVNGAAKTLYQFTQYVKSKQIPIQVFAPEFAHNRSFSTYVHRSPSMPFFLYPNSRFSLPNVLKIKKQLQEFNPSLIHLATPFTMGLCGSYYGKRLGIPLVGSYHTNFDDYLSHYELEKMRVPLQKYMKWFYKPVQKLFAPSEVTKQQLEKQGFHNVAIWSRGVNHKLFHPHYDRFDIRIKYNIKKPYILTYVGRLAKEKNADFLLKIARSLPDHIRHQVHWLIVGDGPLKEQMQQQASEHMTFTGFLEGKQLAHIYSSSDLFVFPSETETFGNVVLESLASGTPVVAANAGGVKQMVQHGRNGYLCKPHSLEEFSSAITGLLDDLHQRLHFSHAARHYALTQSWDAIFQHLLSEYEDVVEKSAEGIQWA, from the coding sequence ATGAGAATTGCTTTATTTACAGATACATTTGCTCCGGAAGTTAACGGAGCTGCTAAAACACTTTATCAATTTACTCAGTATGTCAAATCAAAGCAAATTCCCATCCAGGTATTTGCTCCTGAATTTGCTCATAATCGGTCGTTTTCAACATACGTTCACCGCTCGCCTAGCATGCCGTTTTTCCTTTATCCAAACAGCCGCTTTTCATTGCCAAACGTTCTAAAAATTAAAAAGCAGCTGCAGGAATTCAACCCTTCTCTTATTCATTTGGCCACTCCTTTTACAATGGGGCTTTGCGGCTCCTATTACGGGAAAAGATTAGGTATTCCTCTTGTCGGCTCTTATCATACCAATTTTGATGATTATTTATCTCACTATGAACTTGAAAAAATGCGTGTACCACTGCAAAAATATATGAAATGGTTTTATAAACCTGTACAAAAATTATTCGCTCCCTCCGAAGTGACCAAACAGCAGCTAGAAAAACAAGGGTTTCACAACGTAGCTATTTGGTCGCGAGGGGTAAATCACAAATTGTTCCATCCCCACTATGACCGCTTTGATATTCGTATTAAATATAATATAAAAAAACCCTACATCTTAACGTATGTAGGAAGGTTAGCTAAAGAAAAGAACGCTGATTTTTTACTAAAAATTGCCCGATCTTTACCTGATCATATCCGCCACCAAGTTCACTGGCTTATTGTGGGAGATGGTCCTTTAAAAGAACAAATGCAACAGCAAGCATCTGAGCATATGACATTTACAGGCTTTCTTGAAGGTAAGCAACTTGCTCATATCTATTCTTCATCTGATTTGTTTGTTTTCCCTTCAGAAACAGAAACGTTCGGAAATGTCGTACTGGAGTCTCTTGCTTCTGGAACTCCCGTGGTGGCAGCAAATGCAGGAGGAGTTAAACAGATGGTTCAGCACGGGCGAAACGGCTACCTTTGCAAACCTCACTCCTTAGAAGAATTCAGTTCGGCTATTACAGGTTTACTTGATGATTTGCACCAGCGGCTTCACTTTAGCCATGCAGCGAGACACTATGCTCTTACTCAATCATGGGACGCCATTTTTCAGCATTTGCTTTCAGAATATGAAGATGTCGTAGAAAAATCTGCTGAAGGTATTCAATGGGCATAA
- a CDS encoding class I SAM-dependent methyltransferase, with product MKIERILPFARTLLTNAVAEGDVAIDATAGNGHDTLFLANLVGDTGHVYGFDIQPQAIQATQQRLTEHHVEKRVTLIQESHSNISMLPTSINGRVTGAVFNLGYLPGGDKDIVTTSETTISAIEQLLDLLAPEGVIVLVIYHGHEQGKQERDDLLTYVQNLDQKDVHVLQYRFMNQQNNPPFIIAIEKR from the coding sequence ATGAAAATAGAACGTATCCTGCCTTTTGCCCGCACGTTGCTCACTAATGCTGTGGCCGAAGGAGATGTCGCGATTGATGCTACAGCAGGAAATGGACATGATACATTGTTCTTAGCCAACTTAGTCGGAGATACAGGTCATGTATATGGATTTGACATTCAGCCCCAAGCCATTCAAGCAACTCAGCAGCGATTGACAGAACATCATGTAGAAAAACGAGTCACGCTTATCCAAGAAAGCCATAGCAATATAAGCATGCTTCCTACTTCTATTAATGGACGAGTGACGGGCGCTGTCTTTAATTTAGGTTATTTACCAGGTGGAGATAAAGACATCGTCACCACTTCTGAAACAACAATTTCTGCAATTGAGCAGTTACTTGATTTGCTAGCACCTGAAGGAGTGATTGTGCTCGTTATTTATCACGGACACGAACAAGGGAAACAAGAAAGAGACGATTTACTAACGTACGTCCAAAATCTGGATCAAAAAGATGTCCATGTTTTACAATACCGCTTCATGAATCAGCAAAACAATCCTCCGTTCATCATTGCTATTGAAAAAAGATAA